From Bacteroides uniformis:
TGGCAATCCTGTGGTTTCTTAACCTGACGGCTCTCCATCTTTTGTTCGAGGCATGGGGATGGGATATGCTGACGGGCTGGTTCTCTTCCCTGACGGACAAAGTGGAATGGAGCAGGTTCAACCCGGTTGCCTACCTGTTCGCCGCAGCGATGCTCGCCCCTTTTATCTGGATTGCCAGAAAGCTGTATTACCGTCCTGCGAAGCTGAAAGCGATGCAGGCGAAGTACGAGACAATGGGCGAATACCGGAAACTGCTCGGTCAATGCCTGTTCTGGCTGTATATTACCGGCAGCTTCGCATCCTTCTTCATCATAGCCGAACAAAAGAACCATTCCAAGGAGCAACCGCTGATCGAAAGGTTGCAGGAGATACGGGACGGCAAATATCCCGTTGAAAAGACGCACTCACCAACCGGCAAGACATACTCACCAACCGGCAAGACATACTCACCGACCGGCGAATGACCTTCTTCCGGCTCCCCCCTGCTTACTGTCTCACGCCGTTCTGGGGGTGGAACCGGCACAGCCTTTCTGTTTTTCACGACCGAATATCCGAACCTATGGAGCAAAATCCGAATCCGCAGCGCAAGGACATACCGTAACCGATGCAAAGCACCGGAAGGGTGCTTGTTGCAGACAATTTGTAATTTCGTGTAAGATTTATGTAATTAACATTAAAATTGAAACAGAATGAAAGAGAATCTTACACAAATTCTAATGAATGAAGCCATCCGGGAGGGATGGCGGGAGTGGATGGCAAAGGTGCGGACGGTATTGCCGCAAACGGATGCGGAGCGCCCGGTAACATGGATTGCGGCGGAACGGCTCGCACGGGATCACGGGCGGATGGTCCGGCTGGTAGAGCTGCTCAGGGAACACCGCCCCGTCCTTTCCTGCCGTGTGCAGGAAGAAGCCGGATTGCTGATACTGGTCGCCTACCACCGGCACGGCAGCTCGGCGGACTTCCTGCTGGATACGGCGGAGGCGTATTTCCGGGAGAAGGACTGCGGAGGATTCCTGTTCCTCTGCCGGATGCAGGCAAGCATCAACGCCTACGACGAATACCCGCACCTGAACGTGCTCTGCAACCGTCTGGCGGGACTGCTGTTCCGCTTCCGCCGTGAACGGGAGTCCGAGTACCGCAAGGGCATACCCCCGATGTTCGGCAAGGCGGACTTGCAGGAAGTGGAAAAGTACCTGCCGCACCTGCGGGGCTGCTCTTTCCGGGAAGAGGTCGCACTGGCTCTGCCCAAGGTGAAAAACGTGGAGGAGCTGGCACGGGAATGTGCCATGTCGGTCAATACGCTGGGACGGCGGTTCAGGGAGGAGCTGAACACGACTCCGCACCGCTGGCTGACGGAACAGCGGAAGGTGCACGTGGTCTCCCTGCTGGCGGACACGGACATGCCCTTCCAAGAGATTGCCGACACGTGCGGCTTCGCCACTCCGAGCTACCTGTGGGACTTCTGCAAGAAGCACCTGAAGGCTACTCCTGCCGAAATCCGTGAAATCGCCCGGTGCGCCCGTCCCGTCCGGCATCCTTTTCCGGTTCAGAAGTGAGGGGCTGACCGCCCGCAGCCGATTGGCGGACAATCCGAACACGGCGGTGAGAATTCAGAACGCCCGTTTCCCGACACCCCGCTAACTTTGCTTCCTTATAAACAACCCGAGACAGAATCATGATGGAAGAATATTTCAATACATTGTTGCAGGAGACGGAGCGGCGCATGGCTGCCGCTGCCGCCGGTATGGAGGGAAAGGAAACGGTCGCCACCTGCCGGGAGATGGTTTCGTACCTGAAAGCCAAGAACCGTGAGCTGAAAGCGTATGCGCTCGCCCGTCCGTTCAGCGGGAACGAGGAGGAAATCCGTTATTTCAAATACTACAAGCCCGCCCTGACGGGCAGGTTGCTGTACTATTACCGGGTATATCAGATAGAGAGCGGCTGTCCCGGCTGCCTGCGGGTAGCCGAAACGTACTACCGCAGGGCGATGGAACGTGCCGAGCGGATGATGGAACGCTACCTGCCCTTCTACCAGTATTACCACAGCGGGGCGACATACCGGGACGATTACTATTTCCTGCGGGCGAAGGGCGAACTCAGCCCCGAAAGCGGCAGCTTCGTGCTGGACGAGGAAGCGGAGTTCTCCACGGGCTACGACATACTGGCGGCACGCCTGATCTCGGTGGAGATGCTGCTGGTCTATCTGAGCCGCCGGATAGAGCGTGCGGCACGAGGGGACGGTACGGAAGCCGTGCCGGGGAAGGAACACCGCTGGACGGACACGAAAATCGCCGCCATACAGCTTGTTTACGGCATCCATGCCGCCGGAAGCGTGGACAACGGCAACGCCGAGATCGGCGAGCTGGCTGCGCTGTTCGAGAAGACCTTCCATGTGGATCTGGGTAACGTGTACCATGCTTTCGGCAGGCTGCGGGGACAGCAGAACCCGACGGCGTTCTTGGACGAGATGAAGGAGAAACTGCTGAAAAAGATGCGGGACATGGACAGCAGGTGATCGGCAAGTCGGCAGCAAGTTGGCAGCAAGTTGGCAACGGGGCGGCAGAGGCGGCAGGAGATGAAAAGAGATCGTCCGGAGGGCAGAAAAGAGCCTTTCGGACGCTCTCTTTTTGCTCTTTTTGCTTCGATGTAAGTTCCTTTCCGCCTTGTTTTTATGTTATTCCTACTCTTTCCTTGCCTTTTTCAGTCTTTTCCGCCTTTTTGTTGCCCGGAAAGGCGGACGGAAGGGCGGCGAGGGTGAAAAAAGAGGATGGAAAAATGCGCATCAGAAAAAAATCTTTGCCAAGGTGCCGGTATGGTGGCAGGAAAAACCGGCGAATCGGGCGACATTTGCGGCAGAAACCTAAAAAAGAGTACGACAATGGAAATAATGACCATCGAGAGCAACGCCTACCGCCTGCTCGTGGAGAAGATCGAGAAGATAACCGCCTACGTGGAGGAATCCCGGAACCGGGAGGAAACGGAGCGCAAACGGAAAGAGGAAGCGGAAAGCCCTGCTGCCAAGGGACGGAAAGCCGACCCGAAGTGGATGACGCACAAGGAGGTGTGCGAGATGCTGGACATCAGCCACCGCACCCTGCAACGCTACCGGCAGAAGCATATCATTCCCTATTCCATGATCGGGCGGCAGATACGCTATCCCCGGCAGGCGGTCGAGAGCCTGCGAGAGCGGTGGATGGTGGAGACACCCGCCGCCAAGATCGACCGGATGATAGCGGAACATCCCCTGCATAACCGAAAAAACGGCAGCTATGGTAAAAAAGGAAGAGATACTGGCAAGAACCAGTAACGGGCTGGACGTGTTCCGCCACTACCTGCCCGTGAAGTGGCGGGTGGGCAGGAACTTCCTGAACCCGCTGTACGCCGACAGCAAGGCTTCGTGCAACGTGTATTACGACCGCCGGAGCGGTACGTACCGGATGAAGGACTTCGGCAACGGGGACTATTCGGGCGACTGTTTCTTCCTCGTGGCGAAGCTGAAAGGGCTGGACTGCCGGAACGCCGCCGACTTCGTGGAGGTGCTGCACACCATCGACCGGGAGCTGTGTCTCGGTCTGGAGAATGACAGCCCGGAAGATACAGCCGTTCCGGACGGCGGCTGCCGTACCCTGCGGCTCGTGCCGGGCGCAAGGGAGAATGGGACAAGGGAGAACCGGAGCGGTGAAGGAATATCCGTCAGGGCAAACGGGAACGGCACGGGAAAGCCGGACGGGTACACGGAAGAGGCGGCTGCGCCCTTTGACCGTCCCGAACCGAAGCCCTACCGGACGACGGAAAAGCCGTTTACGGATGCGGAGCTTGCCTACTGGGGCGCATCGGGCATCACGGAGGAGCTGTTGCACCGTTACGGGGCGGTATCGCTCGCCGAGTACCGGGGCGAGACGAGGGAAGGCAAGTCGTTCGGCTTCAGTTCCACCCCGGCGGAACCGATGTTCGGCTACAAGGGGAAATGGGGCGTGAAGGTCTATCGCCCGATGTCGGAGGTGCGCTTCGTCTATGGCGGACACACGGGCGACAACTACTGTTTCGGGCTGGAACAACTGCCCTCGAAGGGCGACCTGCTCTTCCTCACGGGCGGCGAGAAGGATGTGCTGACGCTGGCGGCGCACGGCTTCCATGCCATCTGCTTCAACTCGGAGACCTCGGTCATCCCGGCGAAGACCGTGCGCAAGCTGGTCTATCGCTTCAAGCACATCGTGCTGCTGTACGATACGGACAAGACGGGGCTGGAGTGCTCGGAGAAGCACCGTGCGCAACTGTCGGAGTACGGGGTGAAACGGCTGGTGCTGCCGCTGCCGGGGACGAAGGCGGAGAAGGACGTGACGGACTACTTCAAAGCCGGGCACACGAGGGAGGAGCTGATGGGGCTGTTCCTGAAGCTACTCGACACGCTGTACGGGGACACGATGGCGGTGCTAAAATCGTGCGAGATCGACTACGACCACCCACCCGAACAGGCTGTCGCCATCGTTACCGCCGGGGAGGTGCCGTTAGGCTCGGAGGAGAACATCCTCTGCATCACGGGCGGCGAAGGGACGGGCAAGAGCAACTACACCGCCGCATTGGTCGCCGGGGCGATCATGGAGAGGGAGACGGACGCCGACCTCTTGGGGGTGCGGGTGGAGCCGAACCGCAAGGGGCGTGCGGTACTGCTGTACGACACGGAACAGAGCGAGCAACAGCTCTACAAGAACACGGGGCGGCTGCTGCGCCGTGCCGGGCGTGAGCGGATGCCGGAGTACCTACACGTATATTGCCTGACAGGAATGTCGAGAAGCGAGCGGCTGACCGCCATCGTGCAGAGCATGGACAAGTACCACTACCTGCACGGGGGCATCCATTTAGTCGTCATCGACGGGGTGGCTGACCTGATCCGCTGCGCCAACGACGAGGCGGAGAGCGTGGCGCTGATTGACGAGATCTACCGGCTGGCGGGAATCTACCGCACGTGCATAGCCGCCGTGGT
This genomic window contains:
- a CDS encoding helix-turn-helix transcriptional regulator, whose protein sequence is MKENLTQILMNEAIREGWREWMAKVRTVLPQTDAERPVTWIAAERLARDHGRMVRLVELLREHRPVLSCRVQEEAGLLILVAYHRHGSSADFLLDTAEAYFREKDCGGFLFLCRMQASINAYDEYPHLNVLCNRLAGLLFRFRRERESEYRKGIPPMFGKADLQEVEKYLPHLRGCSFREEVALALPKVKNVEELARECAMSVNTLGRRFREELNTTPHRWLTEQRKVHVVSLLADTDMPFQEIADTCGFATPSYLWDFCKKHLKATPAEIREIARCARPVRHPFPVQK
- a CDS encoding RteC domain-containing protein; the encoded protein is MEEYFNTLLQETERRMAAAAAGMEGKETVATCREMVSYLKAKNRELKAYALARPFSGNEEEIRYFKYYKPALTGRLLYYYRVYQIESGCPGCLRVAETYYRRAMERAERMMERYLPFYQYYHSGATYRDDYYFLRAKGELSPESGSFVLDEEAEFSTGYDILAARLISVEMLLVYLSRRIERAARGDGTEAVPGKEHRWTDTKIAAIQLVYGIHAAGSVDNGNAEIGELAALFEKTFHVDLGNVYHAFGRLRGQQNPTAFLDEMKEKLLKKMRDMDSR
- a CDS encoding helix-turn-helix domain-containing protein — encoded protein: MEIMTIESNAYRLLVEKIEKITAYVEESRNREETERKRKEEAESPAAKGRKADPKWMTHKEVCEMLDISHRTLQRYRQKHIIPYSMIGRQIRYPRQAVESLRERWMVETPAAKIDRMIAEHPLHNRKNGSYGKKGRDTGKNQ
- a CDS encoding bifunctional DNA primase/helicase — its product is MVKKEEILARTSNGLDVFRHYLPVKWRVGRNFLNPLYADSKASCNVYYDRRSGTYRMKDFGNGDYSGDCFFLVAKLKGLDCRNAADFVEVLHTIDRELCLGLENDSPEDTAVPDGGCRTLRLVPGARENGTRENRSGEGISVRANGNGTGKPDGYTEEAAAPFDRPEPKPYRTTEKPFTDAELAYWGASGITEELLHRYGAVSLAEYRGETREGKSFGFSSTPAEPMFGYKGKWGVKVYRPMSEVRFVYGGHTGDNYCFGLEQLPSKGDLLFLTGGEKDVLTLAAHGFHAICFNSETSVIPAKTVRKLVYRFKHIVLLYDTDKTGLECSEKHRAQLSEYGVKRLVLPLPGTKAEKDVTDYFKAGHTREELMGLFLKLLDTLYGDTMAVLKSCEIDYDHPPEQAVAIVTAGEVPLGSEENILCITGGEGTGKSNYTAALVAGAIMERETDADLLGVRVEPNRKGRAVLLYDTEQSEQQLYKNTGRLLRRAGRERMPEYLHVYCLTGMSRSERLTAIVQSMDKYHYLHGGIHLVVIDGVADLIRCANDEAESVALIDEIYRLAGIYRTCIAAVVHFVPNGLKLRGHLGSELQRKSAAILSIEKDENPEVSVVKALKVRDGSPLDIPLMQFRWDKQAGMPVYVGEKPRAEKEKRKEKELAEMAREAFARQEKYGYIELCELIQEMLEVKERTAKGYIRYMREKEIIEKEGDCYVHGQGRV